From Rutidosis leptorrhynchoides isolate AG116_Rl617_1_P2 chromosome 3, CSIRO_AGI_Rlap_v1, whole genome shotgun sequence, a single genomic window includes:
- the LOC139901120 gene encoding uncharacterized protein yields MSKIKDCAPVIEKFKSRLSSWKMRSLSFGGRVVLVKSVLNSLPLYYFSLFRASSSVIKILESVRRNFFWGGSGSGHAMEELQVSFKHSFIKTIRRGDSTSFWLEHWIGIDKLCNMFPRIFQLESEKEARIADRVKARDNGVTFEWCWIREPNGRTNSELQVLTELIAGFPFCNCSTDRWSWSLASNDTFTVKKLSTLLESNFLAQFSAQDCTLKNSFDLWIRMSKWWGLHNFNPTNLKELLEEEDADSMTIRGKKLWQAIIWIGLYHIWSLRNEIVFQNKTWNIPMAFSVLQSKAFEWISSRDRKHSYDWLEWISNPSVLLTTL; encoded by the exons ATGTCTAAGATTAAAGATTGTGCACCGGTGATTGAGAAATTTAAGTCGAGACTTTCTAGTTGGAAAATGCGTTCATTGTCTTTTGGAGGAAGAGTAGTACTAGTTAAATCGGTTCTTAATAGTCTACCATTGTACTATTTCTCGCTATTTCGTGCTTCGTCGAGTGTTATAAAAATTCTTGAGAGTGTGAGAAGAAACttcttttggggtgggtcgggtTCGG GTCATGCCATGGAAGAATTACAAGTTTCATTCAAGCATTCCTTCATAAAAACTATTCGAAGAGGTGACTCGACATCCTTTTGGTTAGAGCATTGGATTGGGATAGACAAACTGTGCAACATGTTTCCAAGAATATTCCAATTAGAATCAGAAAAGGAGGCCAGAATAGCAGATCGAGTAAAAGCTAGAGATAATGGTGTAACGTTCGAGTGGTGTTGGATTAGAGAACCAAACGGTAGAACTAACAGTGAACTGCAGGTACTGACCGAGCTTATTGCTGGCTTCCCCTTCTGTAACTGCTCAACGGATAGATGGTCGTGGAGTTTGGCCTCAAACGATACGTTCACGGTTAAAAAGTTATCCACTCTTCTTGAATCAAATTTTTTGGCGCAATTTTCTGCTCAAGATTGTACTCTGAAAAATTCATTT GACCTTTGGATTCGAATGTCTAAATGGTGGGGGCTTCATAACTTTAACCCTACCAATCTAAAGGAGCTGTTAGAAGAGGAAGATGCAGATTCGATGACGATTCGGGGTAAAAAGCTATGGCAGGCGATTATTTGGATTGGACTTTATCACATTTGGAGTCTGAGGAACGAAATCGTCTTCCAAAACAAAACTTGGAACATTCCGATGGCCTTTAGTGTATTACAATCCAAAGCGTTCGAGTGGATATCTTCTCGTGACAGAAAGCATTCATATGATTGGTTAGAGTGGATTTCGAACCCGAGTGTGCTATTAACCACTTTGTAA